The following are encoded in a window of Flavobacteriales bacterium genomic DNA:
- the serS gene encoding serine--tRNA ligase: MLQINYIRENREEAITKLAKKGFDATTVFEDIVAKDDLRKETQNKLDDILAQSNQLAKEIGAYFKNGEKEKAEEAKATTVTLKQQSKTLSEKLNQVSEELQELLIHIPNVPHDSVPNGKTPEDNEIVREEGDIPKLHSEALPHWELAAKYDLIDFELGTKITGAGFPVYKGKGARLQRALINFFLDRNTEVGYLEVQPPHLVNEASGFGTGQLPDKEGQMYHVTGDNLYLIPTAEVPVTNIFRDVIVKSEEFPIKYTAYTPCFRREAGSYGKDVRGLNRLHQFDKVEIVQVQKPSDSYQTLDEMVEHVTELLRDLELPFRILKLCGGDMSFTSALTYDMEVYSAAQKRWLEVSSISNFESYQANRLKLRYKDENKKNVLCHTLNGSALALPRIVASILENHQDEKGIRIPKVLVPYTGFEYID, encoded by the coding sequence ATGTTACAGATTAATTATATAAGAGAAAATAGAGAAGAAGCCATCACAAAATTGGCTAAAAAGGGCTTTGATGCAACAACTGTCTTTGAAGATATTGTTGCAAAAGATGATTTGAGAAAAGAAACTCAAAACAAATTAGACGATATCTTAGCTCAATCCAATCAATTAGCCAAAGAAATTGGTGCTTACTTCAAAAATGGGGAAAAAGAAAAAGCCGAAGAAGCTAAAGCAACAACTGTAACACTAAAACAACAAAGCAAGACGCTTTCAGAAAAGCTCAATCAAGTCAGTGAAGAGTTACAAGAATTATTAATCCATATTCCTAATGTACCTCACGACAGTGTGCCCAATGGCAAAACTCCTGAAGACAACGAAATAGTCAGAGAAGAAGGCGATATCCCAAAACTACATTCAGAAGCCTTACCACATTGGGAATTGGCGGCTAAGTACGACCTTATAGATTTTGAACTCGGCACAAAAATCACAGGTGCTGGATTTCCCGTATACAAAGGAAAAGGTGCTAGATTGCAACGCGCATTGATTAATTTCTTTTTAGATAGAAATACAGAAGTAGGTTATTTGGAAGTTCAACCTCCACACCTCGTAAACGAAGCTAGTGGTTTTGGCACAGGACAATTGCCAGACAAAGAAGGTCAAATGTATCACGTTACTGGCGACAACCTCTACCTCATACCTACTGCCGAAGTGCCAGTAACTAACATTTTTAGAGATGTAATTGTAAAAAGCGAAGAATTTCCAATTAAATATACCGCTTATACCCCTTGTTTTAGAAGAGAAGCTGGCTCTTACGGTAAAGATGTAAGGGGCTTGAACCGACTGCATCAATTTGACAAAGTTGAAATTGTACAAGTACAAAAACCATCGGATTCTTACCAAACCTTAGATGAAATGGTAGAACACGTCACTGAACTGCTAAGGGATTTAGAATTACCTTTTAGAATATTAAAACTTTGCGGTGGAGATATGAGCTTCACTTCAGCCCTTACTTATGATATGGAAGTCTATTCAGCCGCTCAAAAACGTTGGTTAGAAGTTAGTTCTATTTCAAATTTTGAAAGCTATCAAGCCAACAGATTAAAATTGAGATACAAAGACGAAAACAAGAAAAACGTTTTATGCCATACACTCAATGGTAGTGCCTTAGCGTTACCAAGAATAGTAGCCTCAATTTTGGAAAACCATCAGGATGAAAAAGGCATTAGAATACCAAAAGTATTGGTGCCATACACTGGATTTGAATACATCGACTAA
- the rpmA gene encoding 50S ribosomal protein L27 gives MAHKKGAGSSKNGRESESKRLGVKIYGGQGAIAGNIILRQRGTKHHPGENVGMGKDHTLFALTDGIVQFRKKANNRSYVSVDPIN, from the coding sequence ATGGCTCATAAGAAAGGTGCAGGAAGTAGTAAGAACGGTAGAGAATCGGAAAGTAAACGATTAGGTGTAAAAATCTATGGTGGTCAAGGCGCAATAGCAGGTAACATCATCTTACGTCAAAGAGGAACAAAACATCACCCAGGTGAAAATGTAGGAATGGGAAAAGACCATACTTTATTTGCTCTTACTGATGGTATTGTTCAATTTAGAAAAAAAGCCAATAATCGATCATACGTTTCCGTTGACCCTATCAACTAA
- the rplU gene encoding 50S ribosomal protein L21, with product MYAIVEIAGQQFKVEKDQQIFVHRLEEKEGAKVEFDNVLLIDNNGKVNVGAPAISGAKVTAKVLDHMKGDKVVVFKKKRRKGYRVKNGHRQAFTQIEIQSIVEKGATAKKATATSAKKEAEPKAAAEKAPAKKAAPKAKTASAAKPKAAAKKTTAKKPAAKKTAAKKTDK from the coding sequence ATGTACGCAATTGTAGAAATAGCAGGGCAACAATTCAAAGTTGAAAAAGACCAACAAATCTTCGTTCATCGACTAGAGGAAAAAGAAGGTGCTAAAGTTGAATTCGATAATGTATTATTGATTGACAACAATGGCAAAGTTAATGTTGGCGCCCCAGCTATCAGTGGTGCAAAAGTAACTGCAAAAGTGCTTGACCACATGAAAGGAGACAAAGTCGTTGTCTTCAAAAAGAAAAGAAGAAAAGGATACAGAGTAAAAAATGGTCATCGCCAAGCTTTCACTCAAATTGAAATCCAAAGTATTGTAGAAAAAGGTGCTACAGCTAAAAAAGCTACTGCTACTTCAGCAAAGAAAGAAGCTGAACCAAAAGCAGCAGCAGAAAAAGCTCCAGCCAAAAAAGCAGCTCCTAAGGCCAAAACAGCAAGTGCTGCTAAGCCAAAAGCCGCTGCTAAAAAAACTACAGCTAAAAAACCAGCTGCTAAAAAAACCGCAGCTAAGAAAACTGACAAATAG
- a CDS encoding EamA family transporter produces the protein MILLAFIWGSSFILMKKGLVVFNDLEVAQLRMGIAWLSLLPFVWNKLFSIEKKHIIPILIVGLFGNGFPAFLFTKAQTQLDSSLIGILNALVPLFTFVLAMLLFKTKVKVSQLIGILLGLSGAVWLIAGGGLVLENASYSWYVIIATLCYAISLNTIKNYLQDMSAMDISGLAFFVVGPFCLLALGFSDFSEKMTIDGAYLALFFVVLLSTVGTSIALVLFNQLVKGTTAIFASSVTYLIPIVAIFWGFVDGEIITLNHFIGIAIILGGIHLINKA, from the coding sequence ATGATTCTTTTAGCATTCATTTGGGGAAGTTCTTTCATATTGATGAAAAAAGGTTTAGTAGTATTTAACGACCTCGAAGTAGCACAACTCAGAATGGGCATTGCTTGGTTGAGTCTTCTACCATTTGTTTGGAACAAACTTTTTTCCATAGAGAAAAAGCATATTATTCCAATACTTATTGTGGGTTTGTTTGGAAACGGCTTTCCAGCTTTTTTGTTTACAAAAGCACAGACACAATTGGATAGCTCACTCATTGGTATATTGAATGCCTTAGTCCCTCTCTTTACCTTTGTACTAGCCATGTTGTTATTTAAAACCAAAGTTAAAGTCAGTCAGCTGATAGGTATTTTATTAGGACTTTCTGGTGCTGTTTGGCTCATTGCAGGTGGCGGCTTAGTGTTAGAAAATGCTAGTTATTCGTGGTATGTTATCATTGCTACCCTATGTTACGCTATCAGTTTAAATACTATTAAGAATTATTTACAAGACATGAGTGCCATGGACATTTCAGGCTTAGCCTTTTTTGTGGTTGGGCCATTTTGTTTACTAGCATTAGGGTTTTCTGATTTTTCAGAGAAGATGACAATTGACGGCGCATATTTAGCCTTATTCTTTGTGGTGTTACTATCAACGGTAGGCACATCTATAGCCTTAGTTTTATTTAACCAATTAGTGAAGGGCACCACTGCTATTTTTGCTTCTTCAGTAACTTATTTAATCCCTATTGTTGCTATTTTTTGGGGCTTTGTAGATGGCGAAATCATTACCCTAAATCATTTTATTGGCATTGCTATAATTCTAGGGGGAATACACTTGATTAACAAAGCCTAA
- a CDS encoding heavy-metal-associated domain-containing protein yields the protein MLKLFITPSLLVFLLIGCGQSNSSEYKEEVLAVADAKVEMTIDGMSCQVGCAAYIDKELEKVSGVVSADVSFENKLASVTYDNSLISEYDIVSTINSLKDSAYSVTSVEVEILKTVEKKKIDTH from the coding sequence ATGTTAAAATTATTTATTACCCCCTCATTATTAGTATTCTTATTGATAGGCTGTGGTCAGTCTAATTCATCTGAATATAAAGAAGAAGTTCTTGCTGTAGCTGACGCCAAAGTAGAAATGACGATTGATGGCATGAGCTGTCAGGTCGGTTGTGCAGCTTATATTGATAAAGAACTTGAAAAAGTTAGTGGTGTGGTTTCTGCTGATGTAAGTTTCGAAAATAAGTTAGCATCGGTTACCTACGACAACAGTTTGATTAGCGAATACGATATTGTTAGTACGATAAATTCTTTGAAAGATAGTGCTTATTCTGTAACATCTGTAGAAGTAGAAATTTTGAAAACGGTAGAAAAGAAAAAAATCGATACCCACTAA
- a CDS encoding COX15/CtaA family protein, with amino-acid sequence MNSYSRRFVRFNWWALVFIFLVVIAGSFVRTTGSGMGCPDWPKCFEQWVPPTDSSQIPPNYKERFSQQRAEKVEKFGDIISVFGMSDVAEQLKNDPNLHKEEDFNVRKTWTEYINRLFGFLAGNSLLIIFFWIALYYRKNKRLFLVSFVNLILIAFQAWFGSIVVASNLVPWTITLHLFFALVIIGLQLYVIRLVSPSQSQNIQLSKELYILLWLCFIITAVQMFLGTQVRESIDALTRLGIGREQWTESLGLPFFIHRSFSWLVLGLLAYMAYKNERTYKYKIIRWLFIILVIELLSGVLLAHIDMIGLIQNAHLLFATILFGILFMMVFRIKLR; translated from the coding sequence ATGAATTCATACTCTAGGCGTTTTGTTCGTTTCAATTGGTGGGCTTTGGTGTTCATCTTTCTAGTAGTCATTGCTGGTAGTTTTGTGCGTACGACGGGTAGTGGAATGGGTTGCCCCGATTGGCCCAAGTGCTTTGAGCAGTGGGTGCCTCCGACTGATAGTAGCCAAATACCACCAAACTATAAAGAGAGGTTCAGTCAACAAAGAGCTGAAAAGGTAGAAAAGTTTGGTGATATAATTTCTGTATTTGGTATGTCCGATGTGGCAGAGCAACTCAAAAATGACCCAAACTTACACAAAGAAGAAGATTTTAATGTTCGTAAAACGTGGACGGAGTATATCAATAGGTTGTTTGGCTTTTTAGCTGGTAATTCTTTATTGATTATTTTCTTTTGGATTGCCTTGTATTACCGAAAAAACAAACGCTTGTTTTTAGTGTCTTTTGTCAATCTTATTTTAATTGCTTTTCAAGCTTGGTTTGGTTCAATTGTAGTCGCCTCTAACTTAGTGCCATGGACCATAACCTTGCATCTATTTTTTGCTTTAGTCATTATAGGATTGCAGTTGTACGTCATACGATTGGTAAGCCCTTCTCAAAGTCAAAATATACAATTGTCAAAAGAACTTTATATTTTGCTGTGGCTATGTTTTATTATTACGGCTGTTCAAATGTTTTTGGGTACACAAGTCAGAGAGTCTATAGATGCCTTAACACGACTTGGTATTGGCCGTGAGCAATGGACAGAATCCCTTGGATTGCCATTCTTTATTCATAGAAGTTTCTCTTGGTTGGTATTGGGATTGTTAGCTTATATGGCTTACAAAAACGAACGTACTTACAAGTATAAAATCATACGATGGTTATTCATAATTCTAGTTATTGAACTTCTAAGTGGTGTTTTATTGGCTCATATAGATATGATTGGCTTAATACAAAACGCTCATCTATTATTTGCCACCATCTTATTCGGGATACTATTTATGATGGTGTTTAGAATTAAATTACGTTAA
- a CDS encoding discoidin domain-containing protein, producing MKKIYLLILILSISLSVNAQTADQLIRIHNISNLNDLNNITSPATGSLAFVQNNMYYYDGTKWNTFWTTYSNNNTNSTNTLGTTNNEDLRVMTNNIQRINLTEFGSVFINYQEDNNLEFAVGNPSNSAEFTSSINPTVSIGCCANNLIDNNATTLWAASINNGSSNLPQWCTYDFGTSNNIVNKYRIETPAIFSSNLTRGPISWEFQGSNDNSNWTTLDSKSEMTYSYNYETNIPNTNAYRYYRLFCTEYDDGGNPMRIGNLKLFGYSENFSPRLIIKNGGNIGIGNNNPTEKLHVNGNILATGTITPDYVFEHFYEGNSEFNPNYQFKALEKVEKFVKENHHLPGVPSRQDIKNQGGIIVNRATEINLEKIEELYLHIFEMDKRIKFLENQLKGM from the coding sequence ATGAAAAAAATTTATCTACTAATATTGATACTAAGCATTAGTTTATCTGTTAATGCCCAAACTGCCGACCAACTTATAAGAATACATAATATTTCTAATTTAAACGATTTAAATAATATTACATCACCTGCTACTGGCAGTTTAGCTTTTGTTCAAAATAATATGTATTACTACGATGGAACAAAATGGAATACTTTTTGGACAACATATAGCAATAATAATACTAATAGCACTAACACATTAGGAACTACTAATAATGAAGATTTAAGAGTTATGACTAATAATATTCAAAGGATTAATTTAACTGAATTTGGCAGCGTATTTATTAACTATCAAGAAGACAATAACTTAGAATTTGCAGTAGGAAACCCGTCAAATTCAGCAGAATTTACAAGTTCTATAAACCCTACTGTTTCTATAGGGTGTTGTGCTAATAACTTAATTGATAATAACGCAACAACACTATGGGCTGCATCTATCAATAACGGTTCAAGTAATTTACCGCAATGGTGCACATATGATTTTGGCACTTCTAATAATATCGTGAATAAATACAGAATTGAAACACCTGCAATTTTTTCCTCAAATCTTACTAGAGGACCAATAAGTTGGGAGTTTCAAGGCTCAAACGATAATTCGAATTGGACTACTTTAGATAGTAAATCAGAAATGACTTACTCATATAATTATGAAACTAATATCCCTAATACAAATGCTTACAGATACTATCGATTATTTTGTACAGAATACGACGATGGTGGAAATCCGATGAGGATTGGAAATTTAAAACTATTTGGCTACAGTGAAAACTTCTCTCCGAGATTGATAATAAAAAATGGAGGTAATATAGGTATTGGAAATAACAATCCAACAGAAAAACTTCACGTAAATGGCAATATATTAGCCACGGGCACTATAACACCAGATTATGTATTTGAACATTTTTATGAAGGCAATAGTGAATTCAATCCAAACTATCAATTTAAAGCCCTTGAAAAAGTTGAAAAATTCGTCAAGGAAAACCATCATTTACCAGGCGTTCCATCGAGGCAAGACATCAAAAATCAAGGAGGAATTATTGTCAATCGAGCTACCGAAATTAATCTAGAAAAAATTGAAGAACTTTACCTTCACATTTTTGAAATGGATAAACGAATAAAATTCTTAGAAAATCAACTGAAAGGAATGTAA